From the genome of Streptacidiphilus sp. PB12-B1b:
GATGATGGTGAACTTGATGGTCTTGCCGCCCTTGGTCCACTTGCCGCCCGACTTGGTGTAGCCGTCGGCCTGGAGCAGCGAGGTGACCTTGGACGTGTCCGCGCTCGACTGCAGGTCGTTGCTGAGCGACGCGTCCAGGGCGCCCGCGTCGGTCGGCAGCGTCACCCCGCCGGACGAGGTCGCCGGGGCCTCGTAGTCGGTCTCGCACTGCGAGGCCAGGCTGGCCCGGTCCACGCCCGCGCTGATCGCCTGCCGCACCTTCACGTCGGCCAGGGCCGGGGCGTTCGGGCTCTTGTTGTTGAGCAGCAGCGAGACCGTGTTGCCCGCCGGGTAGTACGGCGCGGTGGTCTGGAAGAGGTGGTTGTGCGCCGGGTCCTTGGCGACGAACACGCTCTGCACGTTGGCGATGTCGTTGCCGGTCAGGTCGACGTCACCGGAGGCCAGCGCCAGCGTCGCGGCGTCGTTGGTGGCGTACGCGGGCAGCGAGATCTTCGGGACCTTCGGCTTGGTGCCCCAGTAGCTCGGGTTGACCTTGTAGGTGATGTCCTGGGTGCCGAAGCTGTCGACCAGGTACGGGCCGGTGCCGATGGCCTGCGAGGCCGGGATGACGGCCGTCGCCGGGTTGGCGACGGAGGCCCACAGGTGCTGCGGCAGGATCATCTGGTTGGCGATGCCGACGAAGTTGGCGGACTCCGGGTCGGCGAAGTTCATCACCACGGTGTTGGCGTCCGGGGTGGTGATGCTGGTGGTCGCGGGCACGCCGCCGGTGTTGGCCGCGGGGAACTTCTGCAGCAGGTTGAAGGTGAACGCCACGTCGGCGGAGCTGAAGGGCTTGCCGTCGCTCCACTTGACGCCCTGCTGCAGGCTCAGGGTCAGCGTCTTGTTGCCGTTGGACCAGGCGTAGCTCTTGGCCAGCCAGGGGATCGGGGCCTCGGTCGCGTTGATGCTGTTGATCATGAACAGCGGTTCGTAGACCAGCGAGTCGGTGTTCTCGGTGGAGCTGGCGGAGGTGCTCACCAGCGGGTTGAAGTCGTTGGCGAACGAGGGCTCCGGGTTGTCCTCGATCACCAGGGTCTTGCCGGCGGCGCTCCCACCCGCGGCGTTGCTGCTGCTCCCGGAGGTGCTGGAGCTGGAGCTGGTGCAGGCGGTCAGGCCCAGGCCGATGACGGCCACCAGGGCAAGCCCCTTCATGGTGGTGTTGCGACTCATTGTCGTAGGCTCCTTGTGTCCGGTCGGCGCGCTGCCGGCCAGCGGTGGGCGGCCACGGAGTACGTGACCATGGCGTGCAGGGTCTTGGCGGATCTGTGACTGCTGGTACAGCGGTGGATTGCGGTACGGGCCGCGGCCCCGGTGGAGTTGCAGCTCGCCCGGGGCCGCTCCTGGCGGCGGAGCGGAAGGCGGGCCCCGGCGCCTGCCGGGTCTTGCGGGGTCTCCCATGACGGCTCCCTGGCGTTCGCTACTCGGTGGTGCCCGTGCTGCCGCCCGTGCCGGAGGGCGGCCCGTCCGGCTCCGGGGCCTGAGCCGCCTCAGCGGCCGGTGCCGCCTCCGGGCCCTTAGGCGTGTCCGGGGCGTGCAGCCAGCAGGCGGCGACCTGGTCCGGGGCGACGGTGAAGGCCGGCGGGGCGGTCTCCTCGCACACCGCCATGGCGAACGGGCAGCGCGGGTGGAACCGGCAGCCGCTCGGCGGGTTCACCAGGCTCGGCGGGGAGCCCCGGCCGCGCAGCACCGGCGGCTCGCTCCGCCCGGGGTCGGGCGCGGCGCTGAGCAGCAGCTGCGTGTACGGGTGCGCCGGGGCGTCGGTGATCCCGGTGGCCGGCCCCGACTCCACCACCTGGCCCGCGTACATCACCAGCACCGTGTCGGCGAGGTAGCGGGCCGAGGCGATGTCGTGCGTGACGTACAGGATGGCCAGCTGCTCCTGCCGGCGCAGCTCGTCCAGCAGGTTGAGGACGCCCAGCCGGATGGAGACGTCCAGCATGGAGACCGGCTCGTCGGCGAGCAGCACCTTGGGCTCGACGGCCAGGCCGCGCGCGATGGCCACCCGCTGGCGCTGGCCGCCGGACAGCTCGTGCGGGTACTTGTCGACGAACCCGGAGGCGGGGCTGAGTGCGACCCGCTCCAGCAGCTCCAGCGTCTTGGCGTCCAGCTCGGCGCGGGCGGTCCGGCGGTGCAGCTTCAGCGGCCGCTCCAGGTGGTAGCGGACGCTGTGCACGGCGTTCAGCGAGGAGAACGGGTCCTGCAGCACCAGGTGCACCTGCCGGGTGTACTCCCGCCGGGCCTTGGCGCTGGTGCCCACGGGGACGCCGTTCAGCAGCAGTTCGCCGGAGGTGGGGGTGATCAGCTGGGTCAGCAGCCGGGCCAGGGTGGACTTGCCCGAGCCGCTCTCGCCGACCACCGCGGTGACCGTGCCCTGCGGCAGTGCCAGCGAGATGTCCTCGACGGCGTGCACCACCTGCCGCCGCGAGCCGGGGCCGAACTGGTGCACCGGGAAGTGCTTGGTGAGCCGCCGGGCTTCGAGGACCGGGACGCCGGGCCGCCGGGGTCCGTGGACGACGGTGGCGCCGGTGTCGGCGGTGTCTGCGGTGGCGGTGGGCGTCCCGCCCGGGGTCGGGGTCACTGGTCGCTCCCTGCGGTCTCGCTGCTGGACGTGGTGCGGGCGCGGTCGCCCGCCGGTGGCGCGGAGTCGGCGGCACCGGCCGCGGAGTCGGGGGTGTCGGCGGGATCAGGGGTGCCGCCGTCGGGCAGGGCCAGCGGTGCGGGCGCGGGTTGGCGTCCGTCCTGCAGCCAGCAGGCCGCCAGCCGCTCGACGTCCGGAGCCGAGGCCGCGGGCCGGGCCAGCGGGGGCGTGTCGGTGCGGCAGCGGTCCATGGCGAAGGTGCAACGGGGGTGGAAGGCGCAGCCGCCGGGGAGCGCGGTCAGCGAGGGCGGCGAGCCGGGGATGCCCTCCATCCGGACGCGCTCCCCGTGCAGCGCCGGGAAGGAGTTGAGCAGGCCCAGGCTGTACGGGTGTCGGGGGGCGTGGAACAGCTCGCCCGCGCCGGCCCGTTCGACCAGCCGTCCGGCGTACATGATGGCGATGGAGTCGGCCAGTTCGAGCAGCAGCGACAGGTCGTGGGTGATGAAGACGATGGCGAAGCCGAGCCGCTCCCGGAGCTGCATCAGCTCCTCCAGGATCTCCCGCTGGGTGACCACGTCCAGGGCCGTGGTCGGCTCGTCCATGATCACGACCTGCGGTTCCAGCGCCAGCGCCATGGCGATCATGACGCGTTGGCGCATGCCGCCGGAGAGCTCGTGCGGGTAGCTGCGCAGCCGGTCCTCGCTGATGCCGACCATCCGCAGCAGCTCCACCGCGCGTTCGCGCCGCTCGGCCGCGGTCATCTGCCGCCGGTGCGCCCGCAGCACGTCGGTGAGCTGGGCGTCCACCCGGGCCACCGGGTTGAGCGCGTGCATGGCGCTCTGGAACACCACGGCCAGCTGGGACCAGCGGATTCGGCGCAGCTCGGCGGCGTCGGCGGCGAGCAGGTCGACGGTCTCGGTCTGCCCGGACCCCTGCGGGCGGTTGTGGAACAGCACCTCGCCGCCGGTGATCACGCCGGGCGCGCGCAGCAGCCGGGTCAGCGCGTACGCCAGGGTGGACTTGCCGGAGCCGCTCTCCCCGGCCAGGCCCAGGACCTCGCCCCGGTGCAGGGTCAGCGTGGCGTCGGTGACGCCGTGCACCGCCCGGGGCCCCAGGCCGTAGTCGACGCAGAGGTTGCGTACCTCCAGCACCGGTTCGGCGGCCGGCAGGGTCGCGCTCACAGGGAGTCTCCGTTCGCTGCGGTGGTGGTGGAGGTGAGGCTCTCCGGGTCGGCCGGCGGCTGCGGCTTCAGCGCCACCGCGGTGGGCTGCTCCGCCGTCGCGGCCCGCTCGGCCCGGGCCTCCTGGTCGGCGCGCCCCGCCTGCCGGGCCTGCTCTGCCTGGTCGGCCCGCTCGGTGAGCAGCACCGGGGTCAGGCCGAGGGTGAACCGCACGCCCCGGTGGCGGGTGCGGGCCGACCGCAGCCGGGGGTTGATGATCTCGTCGATGCCGAAGTTGAGCAGCGCCAGTGCGATGCCGACCAGGGCCACGCACAGCGCCGGCGGCACGTACCACCACCAGTAGTTGCTGAGCATCGCGCTGGACTGCTGGGCGCTGTTGAGCATGGTGCCCCAGGTGTTGCTGGCCGGGTTGATGACGCCCAGCCAGGACAGCGACACATAGGTGCCGATGGCGTAGATGACCGTGAAGATGAAGGACGAGGCCAGGATCGGCAGCAGGTTGGGCAGCACCTCGAACACGATGATCCGGGGCTTGCGTTCGCCGATCACCCGGGCCGACTCGACGTAGTCCTGGTTGCGCAGCGCCAGCGTCTGCGCCCGCAGCACCCGCGCGCCCCAGGCCCAGGCGGTGAGGCCGATCACCAGCCCGATGATCAGCGGGTTGTTGGTGTCGGACGGCGGCAGCGGGCGCATCACCACGATCAGGATCAGCAGCCCGGGCAGGGCGAGGAAGATGTTGGCGAGGATGGAGAGCAGTTCGTCGGTGAGGCCGCCGATGTAGCCCGCGGTCACGCCCACCAGGATGGACAGCGCGGTGGCGATGACGCCGGCGAAGAAGGCGATCAGCAGCGTGTCCCGACCGCCGGCCAGCACCTGCGAGAAGATGTCGTGCTGGAACTGGTCGGTGCCGAGCAGGAACCGGCCGGACGGCGGCTGCGGCACGCTGACCTTGGTGGACGCCTGCCAGTCGGGCGAGTGCGGGGCGATGATCGGGCCGAAGACCGCCAGCAGCGCGAACAGCAGCAGCAGCGTCCCGCCGACGATCACCTTGGGGGAGCGGGGTATTCGGGAGGCGCGCCGGGTCGCGGGCGCGGCGGCCGGGGCGGGCGCGGGGGTCGTGGTCGGAACAGCCATGGGTCAGCCCTCCCTGCGGGCGCGGGGGTCGAGGATCACGTAGGCGATGTCCGCCAGCAGGTTGGCGCCGAGCACGGTGAAGGTGACGACCAGCAGGATGCCCTGCATCACCGGGTAGTCGGCGTTGAGGATGGCCTGGTAGATGGCGTAGCCGACGCCGGGGTAGGAGAAGACGATCTCGGTGACGATGGAGCCGGTCACCACCAGGCTGATGGAGAGCGCGAAGTTGGAGATGCTGGGCAGGATCGCGTTGCGCGCCGCCACCGCCACCACCCGCCACTGCGGCAGGCCCTTGGCCGCCGCGACCAGGACGTAGTCCTCGTCCATGGTGGTCA
Proteins encoded in this window:
- a CDS encoding ABC transporter substrate-binding protein — encoded protein: MSRNTTMKGLALVAVIGLGLTACTSSSSSTSGSSSNAAGGSAAGKTLVIEDNPEPSFANDFNPLVSTSASSTENTDSLVYEPLFMINSINATEAPIPWLAKSYAWSNGNKTLTLSLQQGVKWSDGKPFSSADVAFTFNLLQKFPAANTGGVPATTSITTPDANTVVMNFADPESANFVGIANQMILPQHLWASVANPATAVIPASQAIGTGPYLVDSFGTQDITYKVNPSYWGTKPKVPKISLPAYATNDAATLALASGDVDLTGNDIANVQSVFVAKDPAHNHLFQTTAPYYPAGNTVSLLLNNKSPNAPALADVKVRQAISAGVDRASLASQCETDYEAPATSSGGVTLPTDAGALDASLSNDLQSSADTSKVTSLLQADGYTKSGGKWTKGGKTIKFTIIDPNSFADYWCDAKAIASGLDAQGFDVSANGGFTGDTWGTAVTNGNFDATLHWGQGSTTFQRLQFILDPSSTAAVGQPASGDLERYSSPAATAAVTAYENATTPAAETTALNSLQQLMSTDVPAVPVLYGAAWYQYSSLNYTGWPTSTNPYISPAPNSQGYEYIILHLTPVS
- a CDS encoding ABC transporter ATP-binding protein, with protein sequence MTPTPGGTPTATADTADTGATVVHGPRRPGVPVLEARRLTKHFPVHQFGPGSRRQVVHAVEDISLALPQGTVTAVVGESGSGKSTLARLLTQLITPTSGELLLNGVPVGTSAKARREYTRQVHLVLQDPFSSLNAVHSVRYHLERPLKLHRRTARAELDAKTLELLERVALSPASGFVDKYPHELSGGQRQRVAIARGLAVEPKVLLADEPVSMLDVSIRLGVLNLLDELRRQEQLAILYVTHDIASARYLADTVLVMYAGQVVESGPATGITDAPAHPYTQLLLSAAPDPGRSEPPVLRGRGSPPSLVNPPSGCRFHPRCPFAMAVCEETAPPAFTVAPDQVAACWLHAPDTPKGPEAAPAAEAAQAPEPDGPPSGTGGSTGTTE
- a CDS encoding ABC transporter permease, whose product is MAVPTTTPAPAPAAAPATRRASRIPRSPKVIVGGTLLLLFALLAVFGPIIAPHSPDWQASTKVSVPQPPSGRFLLGTDQFQHDIFSQVLAGGRDTLLIAFFAGVIATALSILVGVTAGYIGGLTDELLSILANIFLALPGLLILIVVMRPLPPSDTNNPLIIGLVIGLTAWAWGARVLRAQTLALRNQDYVESARVIGERKPRIIVFEVLPNLLPILASSFIFTVIYAIGTYVSLSWLGVINPASNTWGTMLNSAQQSSAMLSNYWWWYVPPALCVALVGIALALLNFGIDEIINPRLRSARTRHRGVRFTLGLTPVLLTERADQAEQARQAGRADQEARAERAATAEQPTAVALKPQPPADPESLTSTTTAANGDSL